A genomic segment from Mesoaciditoga lauensis cd-1655R = DSM 25116 encodes:
- a CDS encoding glycosyltransferase has product MRIAFFNPQGNFDPHDSYWTSHPDFGGQLVYVKEVATAMASLGIKVDIFTRRIEDPQWPEFSSKIDHYPGVSNLNIVRINFGGKKFLPKEKLWPYLKEYVKGIEKFYQSEGEMPDFVTGHYGDGGISAAMFASITNIPYSFTAHSLGAQKMDKLHVTKQNIEEMDTKYNFSTRIQAERTAMKYSSFNVVSTSMERFEQYSHQLYKGWISVEEDEKFKVIPPGVNLKIFNEHSSAQDEQMEKRLENVVAKYATSSRIDLPLIILSSRIEQKKNHISALKAYLNDEWLKNHANFLIVVRGMKNVYEEYKNLEENEKNVLSEMVNLIQKEKAEDRVFFIQANGQNELASLYRIASKKKSIFCNPALYEPFGLSIIEAMACGLPVVATKNGGPSEILKESGQEYGVLVNPEVPSEIAKGFTELLKNVDVYLTFQRKALMRVKEKYTWNATAQGYLKAINEAKAPFKKPEIPNFFWEGKLAPTLNL; this is encoded by the coding sequence TTGAGAATAGCGTTCTTCAACCCTCAAGGAAATTTTGATCCGCATGACAGTTATTGGACATCTCATCCAGATTTTGGCGGGCAACTCGTTTACGTAAAAGAAGTGGCAACAGCAATGGCATCGCTTGGGATAAAGGTGGATATTTTCACCAGAAGAATAGAAGATCCTCAATGGCCTGAGTTTTCTTCTAAAATTGATCATTATCCAGGTGTAAGCAACCTCAATATAGTTAGGATAAACTTTGGAGGGAAAAAATTTCTTCCGAAAGAAAAGCTTTGGCCTTATCTAAAAGAATATGTCAAAGGAATAGAGAAATTTTATCAATCTGAAGGGGAAATGCCAGATTTTGTCACAGGGCATTACGGTGATGGAGGTATATCTGCCGCTATGTTTGCCAGTATAACAAACATCCCTTATTCCTTTACCGCTCACTCACTTGGTGCACAAAAGATGGATAAACTTCACGTGACCAAGCAAAACATCGAAGAAATGGACACAAAATACAATTTCTCTACACGAATTCAAGCAGAAAGAACCGCTATGAAGTACTCATCTTTTAACGTCGTAAGCACCTCGATGGAAAGATTTGAACAGTACTCCCATCAACTTTACAAAGGATGGATAAGCGTGGAAGAGGATGAAAAATTCAAAGTCATTCCGCCTGGCGTGAATTTGAAGATTTTCAACGAACATTCTTCTGCACAAGATGAGCAGATGGAAAAAAGATTGGAAAATGTGGTTGCCAAGTACGCCACTTCTTCAAGGATTGATCTTCCGCTCATAATACTTTCCAGTCGAATAGAACAAAAGAAAAATCACATTTCAGCTTTAAAAGCGTATTTAAATGATGAATGGCTCAAAAATCACGCGAATTTCTTGATAGTCGTTCGTGGCATGAAAAACGTGTATGAAGAGTACAAAAATCTTGAAGAAAATGAAAAAAACGTGCTTTCTGAAATGGTTAATTTGATTCAAAAGGAAAAAGCAGAAGATCGTGTTTTCTTTATCCAGGCAAATGGTCAAAATGAATTGGCTTCGCTTTACAGAATCGCTTCGAAGAAAAAGTCTATCTTTTGCAACCCCGCCCTTTACGAACCTTTTGGACTATCCATCATAGAGGCCATGGCATGCGGATTGCCGGTGGTAGCAACTAAAAACGGTGGCCCTTCTGAGATACTGAAAGAATCAGGTCAAGAGTATGGAGTGTTGGTGAATCCAGAAGTTCCATCTGAAATCGCAAAAGGATTCACAGAACTTTTGAAAAACGTAGATGTCTATCTCACATTTCAAAGAAAAGCTTTGATGAGAGTAAAAGAAAAATATACGTGGAATGCCACGGCTCAAGGATACTTAAAAGCCATAAATGAGGCAAAAGCTCCCTTTAAAAAACCCGAAATTCCGAATTTCTTCTGGGAAGGCAAATTAGCTCCAACGCTAAATCTGTAA
- a CDS encoding DUF998 domain-containing protein: protein MRKYFRYFKYCGVASIILFFFIVGIGIYYNPAFSFFKNAFSDLGSYYANFPTIFNVGLFFVAILMFLFSIYMMEISGNKMQTIAGAYISIASIFISLIGLYNENTKPHDFIALYFFIQYFLGIITYGLGNWKNKVKLSISLLLFGGFILVFFIPWPSLAMAESYAILLILTFTILVWKTER, encoded by the coding sequence GTGCGTAAGTACTTCAGATACTTCAAATATTGTGGGGTTGCTTCCATAATTCTGTTTTTTTTCATAGTTGGAATTGGCATATATTACAATCCAGCTTTTTCGTTTTTCAAGAATGCTTTCAGCGATTTAGGTTCGTACTACGCCAACTTTCCCACCATTTTCAACGTGGGTCTCTTTTTCGTGGCGATTCTCATGTTCCTCTTTTCCATCTACATGATGGAAATAAGCGGGAACAAAATGCAAACCATAGCGGGTGCGTACATATCGATAGCTTCCATCTTCATATCCTTAATAGGACTTTACAATGAAAACACAAAACCTCACGATTTTATAGCTCTTTACTTTTTCATTCAATATTTCTTGGGAATAATCACGTATGGTTTGGGAAATTGGAAAAATAAAGTGAAGCTTTCCATCTCCTTGCTGCTCTTTGGTGGATTCATATTGGTTTTCTTCATTCCCTGGCCTTCGCTTGCCATGGCAGAAAGCTACGCCATTCTTTTGATATTGACATTCACGATATTGGTTTGGAAGACTGAAAGATAA
- a CDS encoding sigma-54 interaction domain-containing protein: protein MSKRIGIVSSKSNVLELLENELRQILKGKVEFVRYIVNEKNVLCDVDVVVLSGGAVAKYVSTPVNKSVPILTPRRTITLAGWRRLKSIPEGTSVLVVNDTKETAEETVNLFKEFGLRLKFYPYYPGCAQFPKCRIAITPGESRYVPLFVQKIVDVGDRIFEPSTILELLFMLDLFKWEDLQELSKYSKTVKSTQPALQKFLFDMAAIRLELETVLSMARQAVMAFSKEDGKIVFFNEFAREYAGINSRDASKNAKKVLKKLGIKDASKELHNEIVEINDMEMVLNSKTTPFGTTIVSFYPVELHREIERKRMVKIKKSGMIAHSKFTDIVGGQEIQKTIKLAKKMALSDAPILLEGESGTGKELFAQAIHNYSKRSGPFVPINCASLSEELLESELFGYVEGAFTGAKKGGKLGLFEVANGGTIFLDEISELSLALQSKLLRVLQEKEIIRVGGVQLIPVNVRVIAATNGNLFEMMESGKFRMDLFYRISTFQLRLPPLRERIEDLEMLINFLISKNGYDIFIRKEVLQTLKKYKWPGNIREVENFIDYVGNLFSGEIGFNELPPYLSKRILLSDEISEEEIRVLRFLKNIGNSGRQKVAKACRMNERKTRKILEKLQRKGFISISRGRNGTKITEMGVQFLETNYVKDRR, encoded by the coding sequence TTGTCAAAGAGAATAGGAATAGTTTCTTCAAAAAGCAACGTTTTGGAATTACTAGAGAACGAGCTTAGGCAGATCTTAAAAGGTAAGGTGGAATTTGTACGCTACATCGTAAATGAGAAAAATGTGCTTTGTGATGTGGATGTGGTGGTGTTGTCGGGGGGAGCTGTTGCCAAATACGTTTCAACTCCCGTGAACAAATCCGTCCCCATTTTAACTCCAAGACGTACGATAACGCTTGCTGGATGGAGAAGGTTAAAATCCATTCCCGAGGGGACATCAGTGCTTGTGGTAAATGACACGAAAGAAACTGCCGAAGAAACCGTTAACCTTTTTAAAGAATTCGGTCTTCGCCTTAAATTTTATCCTTACTATCCTGGATGTGCTCAATTTCCAAAGTGCAGAATAGCCATAACCCCAGGAGAAAGTAGATACGTTCCTTTGTTTGTGCAAAAGATCGTGGATGTTGGAGATAGAATATTTGAACCTTCCACCATTTTAGAGTTGCTCTTCATGTTGGATTTGTTTAAATGGGAAGATCTTCAAGAACTTTCCAAGTATTCAAAAACCGTTAAATCCACCCAACCTGCCCTTCAAAAATTCCTCTTTGATATGGCTGCCATAAGACTTGAACTGGAAACCGTCCTTTCTATGGCTCGTCAGGCGGTGATGGCCTTTTCGAAGGAAGACGGGAAAATCGTTTTCTTCAATGAATTTGCCCGGGAATACGCCGGAATTAACAGCCGCGATGCTTCAAAAAATGCAAAAAAAGTGTTGAAAAAACTTGGAATAAAGGATGCATCCAAGGAATTGCACAACGAAATAGTGGAAATAAACGATATGGAAATGGTGTTGAATTCAAAGACAACTCCCTTCGGAACCACGATCGTTTCTTTTTATCCTGTTGAACTTCACAGAGAGATCGAAAGAAAGCGAATGGTTAAAATAAAGAAATCAGGAATGATAGCCCATTCAAAATTCACCGACATCGTGGGAGGGCAAGAGATACAAAAGACGATAAAACTTGCCAAGAAAATGGCTTTATCTGATGCGCCCATATTGTTGGAAGGAGAGAGCGGCACAGGAAAAGAGCTTTTCGCACAAGCCATTCACAATTATTCAAAAAGGAGTGGACCTTTTGTTCCAATAAATTGTGCATCTCTTTCAGAAGAATTGTTGGAGAGTGAACTTTTCGGTTACGTTGAAGGGGCGTTCACCGGAGCAAAGAAAGGTGGAAAGTTGGGGCTTTTCGAGGTTGCCAACGGCGGAACAATTTTTCTTGACGAGATATCCGAACTTTCTCTCGCCTTGCAATCAAAACTGTTAAGAGTGCTTCAAGAAAAAGAGATCATAAGAGTGGGAGGAGTTCAGCTTATACCCGTAAATGTCAGGGTTATAGCAGCAACCAACGGTAATTTGTTTGAAATGATGGAAAGCGGCAAATTCAGAATGGATCTCTTTTATAGAATATCCACGTTTCAATTAAGGCTTCCTCCTTTACGTGAAAGAATAGAAGATCTTGAAATGCTAATTAACTTTTTGATAAGCAAGAATGGTTATGACATATTCATAAGGAAAGAGGTTTTACAAACGCTGAAAAAATATAAATGGCCAGGGAACATCAGGGAAGTGGAAAATTTCATAGATTACGTTGGAAACCTCTTTTCTGGTGAAATAGGTTTTAATGAACTTCCACCGTATCTTTCAAAAAGGATACTTTTATCGGATGAGATAAGTGAGGAGGAAATAAGGGTTCTAAGATTTTTGAAAAACATTGGTAATTCAGGAAGACAAAAGGTGGCAAAAGCTTGCAGGATGAACGAAAGAAAAACAAGGAAAATCCTAGAAAAGCTACAAAGAAAAGGTTTTATCTCCATAAGTCGTGGAAGAAATGGAACTAAAATTACAGAAATGGGCGTCCAATTTCTAGAGACGAATTATGTGAAAGATAGAAGATAA
- a CDS encoding glucuronate isomerase: MKVEKHELGELIEKIMNETPIIDVHTHIFDKSFGSLLLWGIDELLVYHYLVAEAMRYTDMPYEKFWSMSKREQADFIWKTLFIDRTPISEATRGVLTVLEELGLEVYERRLDSYRNYFENQNVSNYIDTVFKKANIKYVVMTNDPFVDAEREVWENGHEKDERFKSALRIDPLLVKWPTTYPKLKEWGYDVTEKLTEKTLEEIKRFLNDWIDKMDPLYMAASLPPTLKVPSDNETSIIIEKAIVEVSRERDIPFAMMIGVKKLTNPELLLAGDSVGKANIESLEYLAKTYPHNKFIITMLSRENQHELVVAARKFRNIHIFGCWWFLNNPSIIEELTRERIEMLGWGFTVQHSDARVLDQVMYKWKHSKEIIKNVLIEKYSQILDDGWNVSEEEMRRDMKTLFGGEFEEFLNRKF; encoded by the coding sequence ATGAAGGTTGAAAAACATGAGTTGGGAGAACTGATAGAGAAGATAATGAACGAAACTCCTATCATAGACGTGCACACTCACATTTTTGATAAAAGCTTCGGAAGTTTGCTACTCTGGGGAATAGACGAACTGCTGGTTTATCACTATCTTGTGGCAGAAGCGATGAGATACACCGATATGCCCTATGAAAAATTTTGGAGCATGTCCAAGAGGGAACAAGCAGATTTTATATGGAAAACCCTTTTCATCGATAGAACCCCCATCAGTGAAGCTACCAGAGGTGTTTTAACCGTCTTAGAAGAACTTGGCTTAGAGGTGTACGAAAGAAGATTGGATTCGTACAGGAATTACTTTGAAAACCAGAACGTAAGTAATTACATAGACACGGTCTTTAAAAAGGCAAATATCAAGTACGTTGTCATGACAAACGATCCTTTTGTAGATGCAGAAAGAGAAGTTTGGGAAAATGGGCATGAAAAAGATGAAAGGTTCAAAAGTGCACTTAGGATAGATCCGCTTTTGGTCAAATGGCCCACCACTTATCCAAAGCTAAAAGAATGGGGATATGACGTCACAGAAAAATTGACGGAAAAGACGTTGGAAGAGATAAAAAGATTTTTGAACGATTGGATCGACAAAATGGATCCCCTTTACATGGCAGCATCCCTTCCCCCAACGCTCAAAGTTCCTTCAGATAACGAGACATCTATCATTATAGAGAAGGCCATCGTTGAAGTTTCAAGAGAAAGGGATATCCCATTCGCTATGATGATAGGCGTGAAAAAGCTTACAAATCCAGAGTTGCTCCTTGCAGGCGACTCAGTGGGAAAGGCAAACATCGAATCACTTGAATATCTGGCGAAAACTTATCCACATAACAAGTTCATAATAACCATGCTTTCAAGAGAAAATCAACACGAGTTGGTCGTTGCCGCCCGTAAATTCAGGAACATCCACATTTTCGGATGCTGGTGGTTCCTGAACAATCCTTCCATAATTGAAGAGTTGACTCGCGAACGCATTGAAATGTTGGGATGGGGATTTACAGTCCAACACTCCGATGCGCGTGTTTTAGATCAAGTTATGTACAAGTGGAAGCATTCAAAAGAGATCATAAAAAACGTGCTGATAGAAAAGTATTCACAGATATTGGACGACGGTTGGAACGTTTCTGAAGAAGAGATGAGAAGAGATATGAAAACGTTGTTCGGAGGGGAATTCGAGGAATTTTTGAATAGAAAGTTCTAA
- a CDS encoding carbohydrate kinase family protein: MNILVIGELLIDLISKEYVKNLSEAKTFEKHFGGSPANIAANLVSLGINPILLSRVGSDSLGKALVEKLKSQHMETKYIQFDPIYPTSVVLVSKSKGTPDFLPLRGADFQLKLPENAEKLITKVDLIHFSSWPISREPSRSTVLSIISLAKKRNVKICFDPNYRKILWEKEGNGTSFIKKMLKDIFLMKPSLDDAKCLLGDMTPEKYIQTFHRLGVKNVVLTLGKDGALVSNGKAIRKMPSLARKVVDSTGAGDAFWSGMYYSLLKGNDIFESAKFGSATAAFRVENVGSDTPLPSAKKIVENYLHNNDKTNDERMS, encoded by the coding sequence TTGAATATTTTGGTAATAGGTGAACTACTTATAGACTTGATATCCAAAGAATACGTCAAAAATCTATCCGAAGCAAAAACATTCGAAAAACACTTTGGCGGCTCACCGGCCAACATAGCAGCCAATCTTGTTTCTTTAGGAATAAACCCTATTCTTCTTTCAAGAGTTGGAAGCGATTCCCTTGGAAAGGCACTGGTTGAAAAATTAAAAAGTCAACATATGGAAACGAAGTATATCCAATTTGATCCAATTTATCCAACATCCGTGGTTTTGGTCTCAAAATCAAAAGGTACGCCAGATTTTCTTCCGTTAAGAGGCGCTGATTTTCAGCTTAAACTTCCAGAAAATGCGGAAAAGCTTATCACAAAAGTGGATTTAATTCATTTTAGCAGTTGGCCCATTTCAAGGGAACCTTCGCGTTCAACTGTTTTAAGCATCATTTCACTCGCAAAAAAACGGAATGTAAAGATATGTTTCGATCCAAATTACAGAAAAATATTGTGGGAAAAGGAAGGAAATGGAACTTCTTTTATAAAGAAAATGCTAAAAGATATCTTCCTTATGAAACCCTCATTAGATGACGCAAAATGCCTTTTAGGGGATATGACACCAGAAAAATATATTCAGACTTTCCACCGGCTCGGAGTCAAAAACGTTGTCCTAACGTTGGGAAAAGATGGGGCTTTGGTTTCAAACGGAAAGGCAATAAGGAAAATGCCATCTCTTGCAAGAAAAGTGGTGGATTCCACAGGAGCTGGAGACGCATTTTGGTCCGGGATGTACTACTCTCTACTAAAGGGAAATGATATATTCGAATCGGCAAAATTTGGAAGCGCCACGGCGGCGTTCAGAGTTGAAAACGTGGGCTCTGACACCCCTCTTCCGAGTGCGAAAAAAATCGTCGAAAATTATCTTCATAATAACGACAAAACAAATGATGAGAGGATGAGTTAA
- a CDS encoding ABC transporter substrate-binding protein, translating into MSKRYFFLTFLVVLLAGALAFATVPNPDTIIQLTDSDIVSLDPFWPYSPPSNNIDFQIYESLVQYDASSTSRFLPMLSTNVPSVKDGTILDNGKTYIFHIRQNVKFHNGDVLTPEDVKYSLERLVIFDRSGGPSWMVTRPLTGVDSLADLAMKYAGVKKWSDMIENGSLKPEYKDAILKAFNVLDKSIEVKGNDVIIHMPKPYPSLISILAHGICGSYILDKKWAVENGAWDGKASTWWKYHNPVREKDPLYAITNGTGPYMLIRWERGVQITLHRFDGYWRTPAKIKNVIIKVVKEYTTRKLMLEHGDADIVTIPQQYIPQVKNIAGVEVVERLPILGEDCGFMTYSINTNGNPYVGSGKLDGNGIPPDFFSDVNVRKAFSYMFPYKLYIKEVW; encoded by the coding sequence TTGTCCAAACGTTATTTCTTCTTAACGTTTTTAGTGGTTTTGCTTGCGGGAGCTCTTGCATTCGCAACGGTTCCCAATCCGGATACAATCATTCAATTGACGGATAGCGATATAGTGAGTCTTGATCCGTTTTGGCCCTATTCGCCTCCGTCTAACAACATCGATTTCCAGATTTATGAGAGTTTGGTTCAATACGATGCTTCAAGCACATCGCGATTTCTACCGATGCTCTCTACCAACGTTCCTTCTGTAAAAGATGGAACGATCCTTGATAACGGCAAGACGTACATATTTCACATACGTCAAAATGTGAAATTCCATAACGGAGATGTACTTACACCGGAAGATGTGAAGTATTCTCTGGAGAGGTTGGTTATATTCGATCGTTCTGGTGGTCCATCGTGGATGGTTACAAGACCGCTCACTGGTGTGGACAGTTTGGCTGACTTAGCGATGAAGTACGCTGGCGTGAAAAAATGGAGTGACATGATCGAAAATGGTTCTCTTAAGCCAGAATATAAAGATGCCATTCTTAAAGCCTTCAATGTCCTGGATAAATCGATAGAGGTAAAAGGAAATGATGTGATCATTCACATGCCAAAACCTTATCCTTCTCTTATTTCCATTCTCGCCCACGGTATATGTGGCTCTTACATATTAGACAAAAAATGGGCTGTTGAAAACGGAGCATGGGATGGAAAAGCTTCCACATGGTGGAAATATCACAACCCAGTTCGTGAAAAAGATCCACTTTACGCCATTACAAATGGAACAGGCCCTTACATGTTGATAAGATGGGAAAGAGGCGTACAAATAACGCTTCACAGATTTGATGGCTATTGGAGAACCCCGGCGAAGATCAAGAACGTCATAATTAAAGTTGTGAAAGAGTACACCACACGAAAATTGATGCTTGAACACGGAGACGCTGATATAGTGACCATACCTCAACAGTACATTCCTCAAGTGAAAAACATTGCCGGCGTTGAAGTGGTTGAAAGACTTCCAATTTTGGGAGAAGATTGTGGATTTATGACCTATTCCATCAACACGAACGGCAATCCATATGTTGGAAGTGGAAAACTC
- the iadA gene encoding beta-aspartyl-peptidase has translation MLKVLKDLEVYSPRYIGKKNLLISNGIIEDIFEEEKYTDIPVKDMKGMYAFPGFIDGHVHVIGGGGEAGFTSRIEEIKTKKLLKCGVTGVIGLLGTDSVTRSLISLFAKIMALREDGINAYMVTGSYSYPVKTITGSVEKDMILIEPVIGIGELAISDTRSSGVDAKELKRVAHEVYVSSLIGKKSGKIIVHVGKLPSKLSLLFETVKDGEINKNVFLPTHVNRNYELLKDAAKWVKSGGYIDLTAADEESRSISVKEAVKFLLKEDVNLEHVLISSDAQGSLPSFNGNGDLDSIRVSDCSVLLNSFRECVESGMGVEEALRMFTSNVSGFFGFNSGKIERGKRADILFVNPSDLTLNAVMVRGEIHALDGNKSGV, from the coding sequence ATGCTAAAAGTTTTGAAAGATTTAGAAGTTTACTCTCCACGTTATATAGGCAAGAAAAACTTGCTAATTTCTAACGGAATAATTGAAGACATCTTTGAAGAAGAAAAATACACAGATATTCCCGTCAAAGATATGAAAGGAATGTACGCTTTCCCGGGCTTTATAGATGGTCATGTGCACGTAATAGGAGGAGGTGGGGAAGCGGGCTTTACTTCAAGAATAGAAGAGATAAAAACGAAGAAACTCTTAAAGTGTGGAGTAACAGGTGTAATTGGACTTTTAGGAACTGATTCTGTTACACGATCTTTGATATCTCTTTTTGCAAAAATCATGGCTTTAAGGGAAGATGGTATAAACGCTTACATGGTAACTGGTTCCTATTCTTATCCGGTTAAAACCATCACTGGTAGCGTAGAAAAGGATATGATACTCATCGAACCTGTTATAGGTATTGGTGAATTGGCTATATCAGATACACGAAGTAGTGGCGTTGATGCAAAGGAATTGAAAAGGGTTGCTCATGAAGTTTACGTTTCTTCGTTAATAGGAAAGAAAAGCGGAAAGATAATAGTCCATGTTGGTAAATTACCAAGCAAGCTTTCCTTGCTCTTTGAAACTGTGAAGGATGGGGAGATAAACAAAAATGTTTTTCTTCCTACCCATGTGAATAGGAATTACGAACTCTTAAAAGATGCAGCAAAATGGGTAAAAAGTGGAGGATACATAGATTTAACGGCAGCTGATGAGGAAAGCAGAAGCATTTCTGTAAAAGAAGCGGTGAAATTCCTTTTAAAAGAGGATGTGAATTTGGAACATGTCCTTATCAGTAGCGATGCACAAGGAAGTTTGCCTTCTTTTAATGGTAATGGAGATTTGGATTCTATAAGAGTATCGGATTGTTCCGTTCTGCTAAATTCGTTCAGAGAGTGTGTAGAAAGCGGAATGGGCGTTGAAGAGGCTTTAAGGATGTTCACTTCTAATGTTTCTGGTTTTTTTGGATTCAATTCTGGAAAAATTGAAAGGGGGAAGAGAGCAGATATACTTTTTGTGAATCCATCAGATTTAACGTTGAACGCTGTGATGGTGAGAGGGGAAATTCATGCTTTGGATGGTAACAAGAGTGGTGTTTGA